A single window of Liolophura sinensis isolate JHLJ2023 chromosome 6, CUHK_Ljap_v2, whole genome shotgun sequence DNA harbors:
- the LOC135467426 gene encoding protein glass-like, protein MMENTYIPNNPSYAEMWRGSPTKSLQSDVSRSPIEVTMNNYSMSPIDLEPLSNIFSFSPCGPAYKEYTVFKEKSYDIADALLSLKHAVVHPQFSGPLSPLSPPMPAPHFSPPGSNPAMGPQGPPSFAYAMGHHQAQMVQNSYTSGSGHYHHHHQIPSHQLQYTDPSQSPANQNTQGSMFPSMSVNVSMSMNVGMPPNQYPMPNQWTAQGTPAPYPHHSGPASPLQHQYNGYGSQNHPYHGYGPSYSFSSEFRNIPEGRNVFYKSCGEGFKDSTRFSGLSGFKRTKIFPCRQPPASPLSENGKVNLCQICGKTYARPSTLKTHMRTHSGEKPYKCSTCNKSFSQAANLTAHIRTHSGEKPFRCPICDRRFSQSSSVTTHMRTHSGERPYRCRMCKKAFSDSSTLTKHLRIHSGEKPYQCKLCLLRFSQSGNLNRHMRVHATNNV, encoded by the exons atgatggaaaatacatatataccaaaCAACCCGAGCTACGCTGAGATGTGGCGGGGGAGCCCGACGAAGAGCCTGCAGTCCGATGTCTCGCGCTCCCCTATCGAGGTTACCATGAACAATTATTCCATGTCTCCCATTGACTTAGAGCCGCTCTCAAACATCTTTTCCTTCTCCCCCTGCGGACCAGCATACAA AGAATACACCGTGTTCAAGGAAAAATCCTATGATATAGCCGATGCCTTGTTGTCGCTGAAGCATGCTGTAGTGCACCCTCAGTTTAGCGGCCCTCTCTCTCCTTTGTCACCTCCAATGCCTGCTCCTCATTTCAGTCCgccgggttcgaatccagccatgGGCCCGCAGGGACCGCCGTCCTTCGCTTACGCCATGGGGCACCATCAGGCTCAGATGGTGCAGAATTCGTACACTTCGGGAAGCGGTCAttaccatcaccatcaccagaTACCTTCCCATCAACTCCAGTACACGGACCCCAGTCAGAGTCCTGCGAACCAGAACACACAAGGATCCATGTTCCCCTCCATGAGTGTGAATGTGTCCATGAGTATGAACGTTGGTATGCCCCCAAACCAGTACCCAATGCCTAACCAGTGGACAGCGCAAGGCACGCCGGCGCCTTACCCCCACCACAGCGGTCCGGCCAGCCCCCTGCAGCACCAGTACAACGGGTACGGGTCACAGAACCACCCGTACCACGGTTACGGACCGTCCTATTCCTTCTCCTCGGAATTCCGCAATATCCCCGAGGGTAGGAATGTCTTCTACAAGAGTTGTGGGGAAGGATTCAAAGATAGTACCCGCTTCTCCGGACTTTCGGGTTTCAAGCGGACAAAAATATTCCCATGCCGTCAACCACCTGCATCGCCTTTGTCGGAAAATGGAAAAGTAAACTTATGCCAAATTTGCGGCAAAACGTACGCTCGACCTAGCACATTAAAAACTCACATGAGAACGCATTCGGGAGAAAAACCGTACAAGTGTAGCACATGTAACAAGTCATTCTCACAGGCTGCCAATCTAACGGCTCACATTAGAACACACAGTGGTGAGAAACCGTTCCGCTGTCCGATCTGTGACCGTCGGTTTTCTCAGAGTTCGTCAGTGACCACTCACATGAGAACGCACTCTGGGGAGAGGCCGTACCGCTGCCGGATGTGCAAAAAGGCATTCTCGGACAGTTCCACTCTTACCAAGCATCTCCGAATCCACAGCGGTGAAAAACCGTACCAATGCAAACTTTGTCTCCTTCGATTTTCACAGTCCGGAAATCTCAACAGGCATATGCGCGTGCACGCCACGAATAATGTCTGA
- the LOC135468075 gene encoding uncharacterized protein LOC135468075, whose product MTGVPVAQSSMENVIKTGYLKKGRLSNRFSSAFGRCPRRWFVYGVRDGTLPFLEYYENEEGTFTSTPINSFDLTGCKKITYVLSPRNPSFTFCIVLQDRVIELTAMTRADLIDWCDRMERSLRQLGHLETLRGPDDEHVYVDAPFLLKRNKSHVVVEESSNEGDIHTSVSEVSRVGTANPDHPEEVPGMIYLPSAGRIRPITINGWDSEVLATFRESGRSLERGTTLDCASREGMRSLTPSLNSFLVEEKDNRPTKHPSKGLVRRSTMAVPRRNVEAVSKAESNGLVNGFGLNTEGPTLLFDEKPKPKEDMTDENAYGNLSDWTSSSRTNTCFSINSDSPEVTSNKSNDNKMQEGSTLGSCETDENANHKCPEEDLPLRESRKFHLGIRSPGLSKTLAVETDFLSSPVAQTSSIREVCVSPTSPLSPTGSLSDCLPDDEEVHHNVRQLLKFFEGSEVSGSSDPDPEDAGTRDHDTGAHGVMTHDKAVELVDTEADDQFSVFASLIDLGLTASSQPPQVPEQDASSKLPGSNVPLDQTNRSDDNQSPDMGYMSDKSPPGTEDSDSTIVLTSNFSGTNGLPKRYTKKKDQIQEETDVPPPLPIRPPNLVRLRPMTISQGRSAGSAPAIPPRRSLSIMQQVSNCSGAQSVVPLKTSQVELFRNNITSPVATAVELRRRDCLGTIAFVDAFGSVWIAGWNQRARPRLHGAFHLGDRLLSINNEPVHNAAAAQKFIKQCPNEHLVLEVKTAPKAKVVCIQRRVSGQSLGLKRDGGTAEIIYIDPNGLAAEHGLASRASTMDNSGFCNWVLTEINSRPLNLFLKKNEVAAMLDAVGLDISLVVQPVDFVGALKRQLKYLKNYKDYILP is encoded by the exons ATGACAGGGGTACCTGTGGCCCAGTCAAGCATGGAGAACGTTATCAAAACTGGATATCTGAAGAAAGGAAGGCTATCAAACAGATTCTCCTCTGCTTTT GGGCGCTGTCCACGGAGGTGGTTTGTGTATGGTGTCCGAGATGGGACACTCCCATTTCTTGAGTACTACGAGAATGAAGAGGGAACCTTCACTTCAACGCCGATCAACAGCTTTGACCTCACGGGCTGTAAGAAGATCACTTATGTCTTGTCCCCAAGAAATCCGTCATTCACATTCTGCATTGTTCTTCAAGATCGTGTTATAGAACTGACAGCAATGACCAG GGCAGATCTGATTGACTGGTGTGATCGCATGGAGCGTTCATTACGTCAGCTTGGTCATTTAGAAACG ttgaGGGGACCCGATGATGAACATGTGTACGTAGATGCACCATTCTTACTGAAGCGGAACAAGTCACATGTGGTTGTGGAGGAGTCCTCAAACGAGGGAGACATCCACACCAGCGTTAGTGAGGTGTCTCGTGTAGGGACGGCTAATCCAGACCATCCGGAGGAGGTGCCCGGCATGATATACCTCCCTTCCGCCGGGCGCATCCGTCCCATAACCATTAATGGCTGGGATTCTGAAGTGTTAGCCACCTTCAGAGAAAGTGGAAGATCGCTGGAGAGAGGGACAACTCTAGACTGTGCTTCCCGAGAAGGCATGAGGTCACTGACACCAAGCTTAAATTCCTTTCTTGTGGAGGAAAAGGATAATAGACCTACGAAACACCCCTCTAAGGGCCTAGTAAGAAGATCAACAATGGCAGTGCCAAGGAGGAATGTGGAAGCTGTGTCTAAAGCTGAAAGTAATGGTCTGGTAAATGGCTTTGGTTTGAATACAGAAGGCCCTACACTGTTATTTGATGAAAAGCCGAAACCAAAGGAAGACATGACCGATGAAAATGCTTACGGGAATCTAAGTGATTGGACTTCTTCATCCAGAACTAATACCTGCTTTTCCATTAACTCAGACTCACCTGAAGTCACCAGTAACAAAAGCAACGACAACAAAATGCAAGAGGGTTCGACATTGGGCTCGTGTGAAACAGATGAAAATGCTAATCACAAGTGTCCGGAAGAGGATTTGCCATTAAGGGAATCAAGAAAGTTCCATCTTGGTATCAGATCTCCAGGTCTTTCCAAAACTTTGGCCGTGGAAACTGATTTTTTGTCATCACCAGTGGCACAGACATCTTCCATTAGAGAGGTGTGTGTCAGTCCTACATCTCCACTCTCTCCCACTGGATCTCTAAGTGACTGTCTCCCGGATGATGAAGAAGTTCATCACAATGTCCGACAGCTTCTTAAGTTCTTTGAGGGTTCAGAAGTATCTGGGAGTAGTGATCCAGATCCTGAGGATGCAGGAACCAGAGACCACGACACTGGCGCTCATGGGGTTATGACTCACGACAAAGCAGTTGAGTTAGTTGATACTGAGGCAGATGACCAATTCAGTGTGTTTGCGTCTCTGATAGATTTAGGACTGACTGCATCATCACAGCCCCCTCAGGTGCCAGAACAAGATGCCTCATCAAAATTACCTGGCTCAAATGTTCCACTAGATCAGACCAATCGCTCAGATGATAACCAGTCCCCTGACATGGGCTACATGTCCGACAAGTCTCCCCCTGGGACTGAAGACTCTGATTCCACTATAGTGCTAACCTCCAATTTCTCGGGCACAAATGGTTTGCCTAAAAGATACACGAAAAAGAAAGACCAGATCCAAGAGGAGACGGATGTACCTCCACCCCTGCCGATCAGACCGCCTAACCTGGTCAGATTAAGACCAATGACGATCTCACAAGGGAGAAGTGCCGGGTCTGCTCCGGCCATTCCGCCCCGGAGAAGCCTGTCCATCATGCAGCAGGTGTCAAACTGCAGCGGGGCACAGTCGGTGGTCCCCCTGAAAACCAGTCAGGTGGAACTGTTCAGAAATAACATAACCAGTCCTGTGGCCACCGCTGTGGAGCTGCGGCGAAGGGACTGCCTTGGCACTATTGCATTTGTTGATGCTTTTGGCAGTGTTTG GATTGCAGGCTGGAATCAACGGGCCAGACCAAGGCTTCACGGGGCATTCCATCTGGGTGACCGTCTCCTCAGTATAAACAATGAGCCAGTGCATAATGCTGCAGCTGCACAAAAGTTTATCAAACAGTGCCCGAACGAGCACCTTGTTCTGGAGGTGAAGACTGCCCCTAAGGCAAAGGTGGTCTGCATACAGCGGAGAGTGAGTGGTCAGAGTCTGGGGCTCAAGAGGGATGGGGGCACAGCAGAG ATCATCTACATTGACCCTAATGGCCTGGCAGCAGAGCATGGTTTGGCAAGTCGAGCGTCCACCATGGACAACTCAGGCTTCTGTAACTGGGTGCTGACAGAGATAAACAGCAGACCACTGAACCTCTTCCTCAAGAAAAATGAG GTTGCAGCGATGCTGGATGCTGTTGGCttggatatttcacttgtcgTTCAGCCTGTAGACTTCGTGGGTGCACTGAAAAGACAGCTGAAATACCTAAAAAATTACAAGGATTACATCCTACCTTGA